tTTCCTTACACTTCTCGTGAAAATATTCTACGAATTCAATAGAGACAGAgctaaattataattttaactgGCTTTAGGGCTGAATGGTTAAAGCGCCAAGCAACGAACAAGTTTTTTGCTTTGTGTGGTTCACTTCTGCAGCTCCTCTTGTGAACTTAAGTGACGTACTAAACTTAAGAGTTAGAGTAAGGCTAAAAAGTCAAAACACGAGGACTACCACTTTGCGAGTTAAAAAAGCTTCAATGTTAATTCATCGAATACAGCGGTTTacgtccattttttttttattaatctgaaGTAAAGCATAGATTTAATAACGTGGAATCACAGGAAAAAAGAACTACCATTTATATAGATACTAGATGATTGCCAAATTtctttaatgttttattatgtttgaaGTAGTCCCCACACTCAAACAACATATGCATAAATTTATGTCGGTACTATGAAAACGATTAGAAACATGAGGTTAAAGAGTTATCAAAATTGATTAGGTCACACTAAACACACAAAAGAGTCAGTTTGGAGTCTTTGGGCCATTATATGATCCCTTGATGATAAAATCAGTTAATGGAGTTAGGTCGAAAGTCTTTAGCCGCTTCTCGATGGTACTTGCTACTTAGGGCCCGGGACCAGACTTTAAATGTGTGATTAACAGTTTAAATTTGACACAATCAAATCATAAGAGATATTATTTGGTTCAGTTTTTGGAATAGGCCATATTTACTTCCCTttattttactctctttttttgtcgTCTAAATAGGCATACAtactttaataataatttattgttttcctttagtaaacaaattacatcttcgaaagaaagaaaagtggAAACTAGTCCAGTCATATGGCAAAAGGAACGAGACTACGAGAGAAAAAGCTCCCAATTTCTTTCGCCTGAATCAACTGACTAACTGAGGCATATAAATACTAAGTAACGGAAATGCagaattcccaaaaaaaatggaagtgcGGGGAATCGAACCCCGTGCCTCTCGCATGCGaagcgagcgctctaccataTGAGCTACACCCCCAACTTGATGATTAGCACGTTACGAATTAATTAGAACACAAGTTGTAAGGTGAGAAGTTTCTCCCTGCAACACTAACTCACGTCGGGTAGAAGAACATTGATGTGCGTCACACAGAAATGCACACGCGAATGAAACTGGGAAGGGAACCTTCAATTCAAGTTTTTACGAGGAGAAGTACTCACTCACGTAGGGGGTAAAACATGTGATTAACAGAAATGCAAGTAAGGAATGAAAACCCAAGATTtcacttcttattttcttatatggAATTGTCAGATCCTAACAAGTCATAGATTCACAAAAGAATTACATTGCTTACTGCATAACAGGAATCTAAAGCTCTAAAACCCAAAAGCCACAATCTAAACTGGAACGATCCATAAAATCTTTGTGGTTTTCTCAGAGGGAAAATCGTCCGACTCTAGCCCATGGTGGCAACCTTGGAAGTTGAACTGTAGCGCCATACTTGTTAATCATCTTTCTCTGCTCTTTCATGCTTGCAAAGCGAGAGTCCAGTGTCTTCCTCTTCCATTCTCTGTTTTCTACTTTCTGATCTACCTCATAGCTCTGCAGATaagaaaattattgttattaGCCCTCCAAACATTCAGTACAATGCTCTTGGATATACGAGTCACAATAATCATGCTCATTATTCACAGTTTTACACACCATGCATATTTATCAGATCAAGCTCCTATCACATTCAATCAATCCATAAACCTTTAACATACTCCCTACCATCGACAGGCAGATATAGCTACGGATGCAGAAGGCTATAATATGCACATATTCGGGTCCCTCGCATAAACATATGAACAACAAGAATAATGTTCTGAGGAAGAGACTGTAAGAATCTACTAAGCTAGTCTAATGCAATCTAACAGATAATCATGAATAAGTTACCTTTCCGTTGACTCTAGGCTGTACAGATCTATTTTGAACTGGTGGAGCAATACGCCTgcacaaaattcaaaaaggaATGGCTAAGGAACCGAAAAGACATACAGAGACAACCTTTAAGAACATCAGAAACTTGAAGTGAAGACGGTAACTGGCACCAACAGATGAAATGATCTGTTATCGAGTTGTTAACAATAAAAGCTGGATCTCTTCATACATAGAAGGATCAATGATCTAAGGCGAAATCCAACTATCCACGTAACAAAAAGATGGCAAATAGCCATTTTATTATAAGCATGCAACACTTCACTTCCCAGTCCTAGAGGCGCCCAGACACTGACAAAACTCCAAACCCGCAGTAACTACACAGAAAAACTGCAGCTCTTTTCCAGGTCAACCCACCAAGAAATGACCTTTGTCCCGTCAAAGCAACTTATAAAAGACTATGAGAAGAGAGCTCAAGAGACGACCCGATGTGCAACCAAGTAACAGCTAGTATATACTGATGAAGATCCGGAAGTCTGACTTCATATTTTTCCCAGTAACAGGTTTCTACCAATACAGTGTCACAGCCTCAGAAAGCTAGGCTATAATCTTCAGGATGCAGCAAGAAGATCAAACATAACACCTAGGCAGCTGATATGAATGCAAAGGAGTTTCATGAATCCAATGAGGTTATATCAAAGGCCAAGCACGGTAGCATATTGCTAGACTTGTTGATCTGACAGTAAAAACACCAACTTCAAGCAAAAGCAAACTTTATGCTCGACCTAACCACACCCTAACCACCCAAGGTCATATCAAAGGCCAACCAACTCTTGAGACAAACACCGTAGCTCAAATCCCCAATCCAAAATGGTGAACTGACTCCCCCAAGAACCATCATAAACTCAACTAAATAAATCTCTATAATTATGCAGTCATTAAACTGACGACCATCTAGTGACCAGATGCTTAGATAGAAGCCTCTTGGATCAGAAACAATCGAAGATACTATAAGGACTCCAGAATAAGACACAGGTCAGGGAATTATCCAGCATTCAAGACCTTGACTGATTTGCACTAATCATCCTTCCACCATGAGAAGCTCTATCACGGACATCGAGTGGAGTAGCAGCAGCGGCTTTACGAGCCAGGTTTGTTGTTGAAGGACACTGATTTCCTTTGAAATTGGACCTTCTCTTGGCAACAGCACCCTGAaaaatatgagataatattCAGAAGGAAAATCCCAAAAAATGGAAAACCAATATCCGAATGATAGACAAAGAAACCAGGACAACAGATCAACAGAGGAGAAGGCTAAAAAGTTCACCTGTCTAACGGAAGAAAGTGACTTCACATATTTCGACACCTTAGATGTATCATTTCTCGCAGCACCATTGAAGTTTTGGGTTTTCTTCTGCACagcaaaaaaaacgaaattatataccAACGACCAGTCATATGACATTACAGTCTCATAAAAACAAGAGGCATGTATAATCCAAGAGACCACCTATATGAAGAGTATTATTACCTTT
The sequence above is a segment of the Camelina sativa cultivar DH55 chromosome 10, Cs, whole genome shotgun sequence genome. Coding sequences within it:
- the LOC104717895 gene encoding uncharacterized protein LOC104717895, which encodes METQVPLISEAIALTEKKVAMALDDIIKLSKRKNNVNRGKKSRREKKKTQNFNGAARNDTSKVSKYVKSLSSVRQGAVAKRRSNFKGNQCPSTTNLARKAAAATPLDVRDRASHGGRMISANQSRRIAPPVQNRSVQPRVNGKSYEVDQKVENREWKRKTLDSRFASMKEQRKMINKYGATVQLPRLPPWARVGRFSL